The genomic window TGCTTCTTTCAAGCCATCGATCGTTTTCGCACGTCTCACTTCAATCGACTGGTAACCAGGTAAAGAACCCGTAAAATAATAGTATCCGTCCGTATGCTTGTAGATCCAAGGATCAGCTCTTTCAAGAACGATTGGATTCATATACATTGTTTTTTTCATAAAGGTCCCTCGCATTTTTTTAGTCTGATGACATTCCAAGAATATGCTTCAAGCACTACGTGGATCTTGTTCATTTCGTTTACAGCGATTTCTTGTTGCAATGGTTGAATCGTATCCGGTGCTTCTTTCGTATTTTTATCAAGCAGATCATTACTCTTTAAGACGAGTTGGACCGCCTTAGTTTCCAGATCAAAATCATGTGTTGTCGTGATCGTTACTTCCTCTTCTGTGCGATTCACTAAAAACAATACGATTTCATGTTCGTTTTCGACCACTACGCTGTCAATGATCGGAACCACTTGCCCATCCGCACACTCATAAGTAGGACAAACCATCTGTTGGTCTAATACTTCCCCTTTCGCATAGTTTGCCAAGTGCTGCATTACGTAGTACGTCGGATTCACCCAGGCACTGCCATTTTTTTCCGTTAAAATAAGCGGGATCGTATTGACTAGGAGGGATTGACAAGCAATTTTCACACGGCCAGCATGTCGCAAAATCGCAAGGCCCAACGTTCCAAATAATAAGGTATCTTCCATTGTGAAATGGCACCAATCGATCGGTGAGCCGACTTGAAATTTTTGATGGACTTGGTCTGGTTGGCTATGGACATTCCATTCATCAAAAGCTAAGTACATTGTCTTATCGCTACGCAAATAGCCTTTGACGTAATCACATGTCGCAATGATTTCTTCAATCTGTCGGTCAAATCGCTCGGCTTTCGCTAAGTATACCTTTGTATCCGCTCGTTCGTTTTTCGGTGGCTTCGTCAAATCGTCTTCGTCATATTTATCGATGTAATTGTGTAAAGCAATATAGTCCACATTTTCATAGGCTTCTTCTAAAGCAATTCGGTCCCATTCAGGATAAGAGGCTAAACGCGGTGTTGAACTGCCCACTAGAATCGTTTCGATGGATTCATCCACTAATTTCATCGCTTTGGCAGCTTCATTAGCTAAGCGACCATACTCATACGCACTTTTTGCGCCAATTTGCCACGGCCCGTCTAGTTCATTCCCTAAACACCAAAGCTTCACATCAAAAGGCTTCTGCTGCCCATTTTTTTGCCGTAATTCACTCCACGAGGTACCTTCAGGAAAATTACAATACTCTACTAGATTACGCGCATCATCGATTCCTTTTGTCCCTAGATTCACTGTCATGATCGGCTCCGCTTCTACCATGTCTATCCATTGGAAAAATTCATGTAGCCCGAATGTATTCGGTTCGATCCCTTGCCATGCAAGATCGATTTTTTTTGGACGATCACTGATTGGTCCAATCGTATCTTGCCAATCATAGCCTGACGTGAAGTTTCCTCCAGGATAACGGATCACACCTAAAGACAGCTCTTTCACATAAGAAAGTACATCTTGTCTAAATCCATTCGCATCAGCGGTTGGATGATCTGGTTCATAGATCCCGTTATAGACCACACTTCCCATATGTTCGATAAATGAACCGAAAAGTCTTGGACTGATCGTCCCTTTAGAGAAACCTTTCCGCACGTCTATCTCTACTTTTTTCATTGCCACACTCCTTTTCTCTTCCTACTCCCCATCAACTGATCGATCAACCACCAAACCCCACCGGCTAACACAAAAATAATCGGGGGAAACATAAAAACAAGTACCATAAAAACCAACAACACCCCACAACAAAGCAGATTTCTCAAAAAGTTGAACAATACCCATAACGTACTTTCCTGAAAGAGCTGCTTCAAAGAAATCGTTTCATCTTTTGCCAGACGATAGCTCCATGAAAGCAAGAACATCGTAAAGACCATCGTTGCCATGTAACCACTAATCACTAAAAGCACATCAGATTCTTGGAACATACGATTGATCGAGAAAAAAATGATGATCGTTAAAGCGCTCATCAATGTTTGGAGAATAAACTTTCTTTTGAAACCTTGTAAAAACCAATAGCAAACCTGACCGGATTCCCCAGATTTCCATTTATCCAACGTCGTAAACACTCCTGTAGTAGCAGATACCACTGTGACCAAAGGTAGAGAAACGACTACCCACAAAATACCTAATAAGATATGATCGGAAATTTGGATCAATTGACCATACCACTTTGTTTCGACTAATTTCATTTTCTCACTCTTTCATGCCAGACATAGCAGTTCCTTGTACAAAGTATTTTTGAGCAAAAACATAAATAATCAATAACGGTAACATCGAAATCACTGTTCCAGCCATTACTGGTCCATAAAACGAGATGTTTTGTCCCGTGAATAACGCCAATCCCGCAGGCAACGTCCGCATTCTCGAACTTGTTGTCAAGATCAATGGGTAAAGTAAGTCATTCCAACTGTTCATCAGCGTGAAAATCGCCAATGACAACAGTGTCGGCTTACTCAACGGCAACATGATCTTCAAGAAAATCTTGAACTCACTCAAACCATCGATACGTGCGGCCTCTTCCAATGAATCAGGTAAGGTCACAAAGAACGACCGCATCATAAATATCCCAAAAGCAGTAGTCATCCTAGGAATGATCAATCCGGCATACGTGTCTAACATGCCTAGAAAATTCGCTTGGATAAACAGTGGGATCATGAAGACTTGAAAAGGGATCATCATCGTTAACAAAACAAAGTAAAACAACACCGATTTCCCTTTGAAACGCATTCGTGCAAACGCATATCCTGCGAGAGAATCAAAGAACACAGAAGTGATCACTGTCCCACCTGCAAAAATTACAGTGTTTTTGATATAGTCCAATAACGGAATCGTCGTCCAGACCTTGATATAATTGTCAAACGTATATTCATCTGCAAAAATTCTCGGGGGAAATGAAATGATGTCTTTTTCATACTTGAACGAGGAAATGATCAACCATAAAAAAGGAAATGCAATAATCAACAATACAAGCAACATTCCCACGACACGTAGCCATTTCTTCCCATCGAACTTTTTCCGTCGATTCGCTTCAACTGCTGTATAACTTTCCGAAAGCATCTTGTTTCCCCCTATTTCATTTGTTTTTCTTTTCTGCCCATGTACAAGTTTGTCGAAATGGCGATCGCCGCAACGATGACAAACAATACGGAAGATAATGCGGACGCATAGCCCAATTCATACGGTGCAGTAAAACCTCGACTATAAATATATTGGACAGCTGTTTCCGTTTTGAACTGTGGACCACCGTTCGTCGCCACATAGACTTGGTCAAATACTTGCATGGAACCAATCAGATTGGTCAATATACAAAAACCAAGGGATGGAACGATCTGCGGTAATGTGATATTAAAGAATTGTTGACGATTCGTTGCGCCATCCATTTGAGCCGATTCGTAAAGCGAAGGTGAAATCCCTTGAATTGCAGTAATCAAGATCGTCATGGTGACCCCGAAATTTTTCCAAACTGTCATAAGCGCCACCGTTGGCATCGCTAAGGTTGGGTCACGGAAAAATTGCGGAATCGGCAAACCTACTTGTGAAAAGAGATAAGGAATCGCTCCAACGTTTGGATCAAGCAACATCGAAAAGATGATCGCAATAGAAGTGAGCGAGCAAATCACAGGAATATAAAATGTTGACCGACAAAAACGATTGAAACGGGTATTTTTCGACAAAATAACCGCTGCTAATAAGCCAACGATAATCTGTGTAGGAGTTTCAAGTAAGGTAAAATACAATGTATGCAAAAGTGAATTGACTGCACGTTCATCCTCAAAGATCCGTAAAAAATTACTCATGCCTACAAACTCTCTGGAAGTAAAAAAGATGTTCAAATCAGTAAAACTGATTGCGAATGTACCAATCAGCGGTACTACTGTGAATAACAGTAGAATCAAAAAGGATGGCACTAAAAACAAATACGCCGCTCGATCCGGTCGGTTCCAATATCTGGATAATGCTTTCATTTTCGTCTATTCCCCGTTGCCAAAAATCTATAAATATTTCTAACCAACTATAAAAGTTGTCAGATCAATGTTTATTTCCTGTTTCTCTGTGTCCGATTTTGCCATGTTCTCGCTACTCTCGTTTGATTTAACACTCCACAGGCGTCAATTCGGATACAACGAATCCTATCATTCTACGATTTTAATTTGATTAAAAACATGTAGATCAAGCACGATAACTCGCTAAGTTCAGACTGGTATTGTCATCCAATGTTTCTACAACGATTTTTGATCGTTTGGTTTTCACGATTTTTGTCGTTGATTGCTGGCTGTGGTTCTGACGAAGATTTGCTAGTTTTCGATGTATCTGTCGATTTTTTTAATTTATAGATGTTACAAGTTTGACAAATCGGTTTCCCTCCTTATTCATCTTGTATTTTTGAGAAGTTTTGCGTTGTAACCACGCAAAAGCGCTCAATTTGCTTATTTGTTTCTATTTAGTCAATGCTTTTGTAGATGCTGCCATTCGATAGAACTGCTCTAGCTTTGATATTAGGATAGTTTACCAGCGAAAGAAATTCGTAAATTGGTATATTCATTTTCATTGGAAATTCTTCAACGAAATCGAGTGCTACTTTTTCCTCTCAAAACTAAAATACGCATATTTAAAAGATTACCCACTAATTTTATAGGTATTTATAGATTTAAATTAGCTATTGTAGCCCCTCTTTTTTATTCGAATGATTTCCTAAATAAACAGCTCTAGCTATGAAACCAAGAAAAAAACATAGGAATTGTGACCTATATGAAATAAGGCGAAAGCGATAAAAACTGCTTTCCATTTTAATCTCTTCCGCCTTATTTACTACGAGGTCATTTCTGTTCTCTTCGTCGATTCGATGCCATGGGAAGTTGTTCCTCGATCATTCTTTCAATAAGTCATTGATCTTATCATCTGCATCATTCATCAATTTCTCTGGATCTTCACCCGCCAATAATTTTTCGATCAACGGATTGATGATATCATTATTGATCGCTGCAATCTTCGTGAATCCTGGGAGGAAAGGTTCAGCATATTCCATTTGTTTCGATAGTTCCGAAACGATAGGATCATTCTTTACTTCTTCATCTTCTGCAACAGAGGATAGATATGCAGGGAAGCCATTTTCAATGCTCCACTTTTTACCGATTTCGCTTGTATTCCAATATTT from Enterococcus sp. DIV1094 includes these protein-coding regions:
- a CDS encoding carbohydrate ABC transporter permease; amino-acid sequence: MLSESYTAVEANRRKKFDGKKWLRVVGMLLVLLIIAFPFLWLIISSFKYEKDIISFPPRIFADEYTFDNYIKVWTTIPLLDYIKNTVIFAGGTVITSVFFDSLAGYAFARMRFKGKSVLFYFVLLTMMIPFQVFMIPLFIQANFLGMLDTYAGLIIPRMTTAFGIFMMRSFFVTLPDSLEEAARIDGLSEFKIFLKIMLPLSKPTLLSLAIFTLMNSWNDLLYPLILTTSSRMRTLPAGLALFTGQNISFYGPVMAGTVISMLPLLIIYVFAQKYFVQGTAMSGMKE
- a CDS encoding carbohydrate ABC transporter permease; the protein is MKALSRYWNRPDRAAYLFLVPSFLILLLFTVVPLIGTFAISFTDLNIFFTSREFVGMSNFLRIFEDERAVNSLLHTLYFTLLETPTQIIVGLLAAVILSKNTRFNRFCRSTFYIPVICSLTSIAIIFSMLLDPNVGAIPYLFSQVGLPIPQFFRDPTLAMPTVALMTVWKNFGVTMTILITAIQGISPSLYESAQMDGATNRQQFFNITLPQIVPSLGFCILTNLIGSMQVFDQVYVATNGGPQFKTETAVQYIYSRGFTAPYELGYASALSSVLFVIVAAIAISTNLYMGRKEKQMK
- a CDS encoding alpha-N-arabinofuranosidase translates to MKKVEIDVRKGFSKGTISPRLFGSFIEHMGSVVYNGIYEPDHPTADANGFRQDVLSYVKELSLGVIRYPGGNFTSGYDWQDTIGPISDRPKKIDLAWQGIEPNTFGLHEFFQWIDMVEAEPIMTVNLGTKGIDDARNLVEYCNFPEGTSWSELRQKNGQQKPFDVKLWCLGNELDGPWQIGAKSAYEYGRLANEAAKAMKLVDESIETILVGSSTPRLASYPEWDRIALEEAYENVDYIALHNYIDKYDEDDLTKPPKNERADTKVYLAKAERFDRQIEEIIATCDYVKGYLRSDKTMYLAFDEWNVHSQPDQVHQKFQVGSPIDWCHFTMEDTLLFGTLGLAILRHAGRVKIACQSLLVNTIPLILTEKNGSAWVNPTYYVMQHLANYAKGEVLDQQMVCPTYECADGQVVPIIDSVVVENEHEIVLFLVNRTEEEVTITTTHDFDLETKAVQLVLKSNDLLDKNTKEAPDTIQPLQQEIAVNEMNKIHVVLEAYSWNVIRLKKCEGPL
- a CDS encoding DUF624 domain-containing protein; this encodes MKLVETKWYGQLIQISDHILLGILWVVVSLPLVTVVSATTGVFTTLDKWKSGESGQVCYWFLQGFKRKFILQTLMSALTIIIFFSINRMFQESDVLLVISGYMATMVFTMFLLSWSYRLAKDETISLKQLFQESTLWVLFNFLRNLLCCGVLLVFMVLVFMFPPIIFVLAGGVWWLIDQLMGSRKRKGVWQ